Proteins found in one Clostridium butyricum genomic segment:
- a CDS encoding PAS domain-containing sensor histidine kinase: MNNREYTIEDLEELLDNIPYEVWMKDKEGRYKYVNKYFSQKIGCSKKKIIGKTDLDIELGKSPVVNEEKVYYEIYNKDIKREKEIILGSILKEMNGEKNIQDAIIENLIHITDRDAEKNYKKYDSKILFELKKKIKADDIAIYLYNRHSNNMSLYVQEGSTEGIFTTKYSFNVFGQFLLNSKLNKIVRNFNGCQTHYLYPIRAKDTLHGMIEIYYKNDDSKHYIGESIIKQISILLGVSLENRTIAKHLKTELIKREDVQKKLEMVIDTVIDIYALIKKKNNMLQWIDINKKCMEIIEWTDKDLIDRSPLELVHADDKEDLKFAVENHKEYKNFVCRILCKSGNYKILSINWSNISNGNIIITGKDITNERELLKDKENLQQAVEVESLKTEFFANLSHEFKTPLNIILSAVQVILSCINNNLESLSLDKLLKYLKGIEQNSYRLLKLANNMIDITKIDGGFYEVEMDNHNIVEVIENIVQSVAEYMTNNKRNITFDTMEEEIITACDPDKIERIILNLLSNSMKFTSVNGKIYVDMDITKDCKNVIIKVRNDGPAISLEDSKKIFNRFTQSENLLTRSVEGSGIGLALVKSLVELHNGKIYVNTHINNGTEFCIELPIRKIMNSTMSPVLNKSINSKVQKYTIEFSDIYTLNQ, encoded by the coding sequence TTGAATAATAGAGAATATACAATAGAAGATCTAGAAGAACTTTTAGATAATATTCCATATGAAGTATGGATGAAGGATAAAGAGGGGAGATATAAATATGTTAATAAATATTTTTCTCAAAAAATAGGATGTAGTAAGAAAAAGATTATTGGGAAAACAGATTTAGATATAGAGTTAGGAAAGTCACCTGTTGTAAATGAAGAAAAAGTCTATTATGAAATATATAATAAAGATATAAAAAGAGAAAAGGAAATCATTCTTGGTAGTATATTAAAAGAGATGAACGGTGAAAAAAATATACAGGATGCTATAATTGAAAATCTTATACATATTACAGATAGGGATGCCGAAAAAAATTATAAAAAGTATGATAGTAAAATTTTATTTGAATTAAAGAAAAAAATAAAGGCAGACGATATTGCTATATATTTATATAATAGGCATAGTAATAATATGAGTTTGTATGTTCAAGAAGGTAGTACAGAAGGAATTTTCACTACAAAATATAGCTTTAATGTTTTTGGACAATTTTTGTTGAACTCAAAACTAAATAAAATAGTTAGGAACTTTAATGGATGCCAGACACATTATTTGTATCCAATTAGAGCTAAAGACACACTGCACGGAATGATTGAGATATATTATAAAAATGATGATTCAAAGCATTATATAGGAGAGAGTATAATAAAGCAAATATCGATTCTTTTAGGAGTAAGTTTAGAAAATAGAACTATTGCTAAACATTTAAAAACAGAGCTAATAAAAAGAGAAGATGTACAAAAGAAGCTTGAAATGGTTATTGATACGGTTATAGATATTTATGCATTGATTAAAAAGAAAAATAATATGCTTCAATGGATAGATATAAATAAGAAATGTATGGAGATTATAGAGTGGACAGACAAGGATTTAATAGATAGATCTCCATTAGAATTAGTTCATGCAGATGATAAAGAAGATCTTAAATTTGCTGTGGAAAATCATAAAGAATATAAGAATTTTGTATGTAGGATATTGTGTAAAAGTGGTAATTATAAAATTTTAAGTATTAATTGGAGTAATATATCAAATGGAAATATTATAATTACAGGAAAAGACATAACAAATGAAAGAGAGCTTTTAAAGGATAAAGAAAACTTACAGCAAGCAGTTGAAGTTGAAAGTTTAAAGACTGAATTTTTTGCCAATTTATCTCATGAATTTAAAACCCCTCTTAATATAATTTTATCAGCGGTCCAGGTGATTCTATCTTGTATAAACAATAATCTTGAATCTCTTAGTTTAGATAAACTATTAAAGTATTTAAAAGGTATAGAGCAGAATTCATATAGACTATTAAAATTAGCAAATAATATGATTGATATAACTAAAATAGATGGTGGATTTTATGAAGTAGAGATGGATAATCATAATATTGTTGAGGTTATTGAAAATATAGTTCAGTCTGTAGCTGAATATATGACGAATAATAAAAGAAATATTACTTTTGATACAATGGAAGAAGAAATTATTACAGCCTGTGATCCTGATAAAATAGAAAGAATAATTTTAAATTTATTATCAAATTCAATGAAGTTTACAAGTGTTAATGGAAAAATATATGTAGATATGGATATTACAAAAGATTGTAAAAATGTAATTATTAAAGTCAGAAATGATGGACCAGCCATAAGTCTTGAAGATTCTAAAAAAATATTTAACAGATTTACTCAGTCTGAGAATCTTCTTACGAGAAGTGTTGAAGGAAGTGGAATTGGATTAGCATTAGTAAAATCTTTAGTTGAACTTCATAATGGAAAGATTTATGTTAATACACATATTAATAATGGAACAGAATTTTGTATAGAATTACCTATAAGAAAAATAATGAATTCAACTATGAGTCCTGTATTAAATAAAAGTATAAATTCTAAAGTGCAAAAATATACAATAGAATTTTCAGATATTTATACTTTAAATCAGTAA